From Algoriphagus sp. NG3, the proteins below share one genomic window:
- a CDS encoding Mrp/NBP35 family ATP-binding protein yields MQLTKDILLKTLSRVQDPDLKKDLVTLGMIQKIEINGNKVSFNVVLTTPACPLKEVIKNNCLEVLEEDFGSKYEWDLFMTSNVTTIRDMAPVLPQVKNIIAIASGKGGVGKSTTAVNLAVSLAKTGAKVGLIDADISGPSIPTMFNVEAEQPTVKKVGEKNVIIPIEQYGVKLMSIGFLTPVDSAVVWRGPMASSALKQFISDVEWGELDYLLIDLPPGTSDIHLTMVQTVPVTGAVIVTTPQKVALADANKGLSMFRQPQINVPILGVIENMAYFTPEELPENKYYLFGKEGGKRLAAKHDVPFLGEIPIVQSIRESGDSGYPAVLKNGITQESYMNLAEAIARQIAIRNASQNKTEVVEIKA; encoded by the coding sequence ATGCAGTTAACTAAGGACATCCTCCTGAAAACACTTTCCCGGGTACAAGACCCCGATCTAAAGAAAGATCTGGTCACTCTGGGAATGATACAAAAAATCGAAATCAACGGAAATAAAGTAAGTTTCAACGTAGTCTTGACTACTCCTGCCTGTCCTCTCAAAGAGGTGATTAAAAACAATTGCCTGGAAGTTCTGGAAGAAGACTTTGGGAGCAAATACGAGTGGGATCTATTCATGACATCCAATGTCACTACTATCCGGGACATGGCTCCCGTTTTGCCTCAGGTAAAAAACATCATTGCCATAGCATCCGGCAAAGGCGGTGTGGGCAAGTCCACTACAGCGGTAAACCTTGCCGTATCCCTGGCCAAAACAGGTGCAAAAGTGGGGCTGATAGATGCTGATATTTCAGGCCCTTCTATCCCTACCATGTTCAATGTGGAAGCTGAGCAGCCTACAGTGAAAAAAGTGGGGGAAAAGAATGTGATCATTCCCATAGAGCAATATGGGGTAAAATTGATGTCAATAGGTTTTCTCACCCCTGTGGACAGTGCTGTGGTTTGGAGAGGGCCCATGGCAAGTTCAGCGCTGAAGCAGTTTATTTCTGACGTAGAATGGGGAGAGCTGGATTATTTGTTGATAGACTTGCCTCCGGGGACATCCGACATCCATCTTACCATGGTACAGACGGTTCCGGTAACAGGTGCGGTGATCGTGACCACTCCTCAGAAGGTAGCCCTAGCTGATGCCAATAAAGGGTTATCCATGTTCAGACAGCCCCAAATTAACGTGCCTATTTTAGGTGTTATTGAAAATATGGCTTATTTTACACCCGAAGAACTACCTGAAAACAAGTATTATCTATTCGGCAAGGAAGGTGGGAAAAGATTGGCGGCAAAACACGATGTGCCTTTTCTGGGAGAGATCCCTATCGTGCAGAGTATAAGGGAAAGCGGGGATTCCGGCTACCCTGCTGTATTGAAAAACGGAATCACCCAAGAGTCTTATATGAATCTTGCAGAAGCAATCGCCAGACAAATTGCCATTAGAAACGCCTCACAGAACAAAACCGAAGTGGTGGAAATTAAAGCTTAA
- a CDS encoding NifU family protein produces the protein MQPELREQIEFALDTIRPYLEADGGNVRIVELTDDMVLRLELLGSCGSCPMSTMTLKAGVEEAIKRAIPEIIRVEAVNLTVA, from the coding sequence ATGCAACCAGAACTGAGAGAACAAATAGAATTTGCTTTGGATACAATCCGACCTTATCTGGAAGCAGATGGAGGAAATGTAAGGATAGTAGAACTTACTGATGACATGGTGTTAAGATTGGAATTATTGGGATCCTGTGGTTCATGCCCTATGTCCACCATGACACTTAAAGCCGGTGTAGAAGAAGCTATCAAACGAGCCATACCAGAAATCATAAGAGTAGAAGCCGTTAATCTAACTGTAGCCTAA
- a CDS encoding T9SS-dependent choice-of-anchor J family protein, whose protein sequence is MKRRLRFFGKANMLLCGAFFVFTIGFAQQTKTFGLVGKQAAPHIHGEKCGHGILEQKLEKELGFFGSKSFFETWIDGKIEHRAAQPQILSRTADDPILIPIVIHVIHNGEPVGTGSNVPLSQIEEQVRILNEDFQRMNADAANTPAEFLPVAGQLNIEFILAKQDMSGLPTNGITRTLGSQNSYDPNTDATLIAQQIQWDPNEYMNIYVTRLVSPFIGYSSFPVSDLPGLSGASNSALTDGVVIDYRYFGSGGTALAASRGRTATHEVGHFFGLRHIWGDGGCGVDDFVADTPLQDNSNNSCSSNLARFSCDSNDMVQNYMDYTPDACMNLFTQGQVERMEVVLANSPRRVTLINNRATHEPVLADNDLAIAQVLEPGNFECDAVINPRIELLNAGENTLTSGRVELRRNGTLLESKRVTFNLATGESFIMNFNQFSLLPTTNTVEFRITLANDVPDNVSTNNTRTITPVLEQPISLPYSESLNTFPSPWSITNPDESSTWEKRSLTISGNAQDLIYLRNYEYEAPGQLDYYISPIINLAQYPNAQLVFEMAYAQYNQSGFSDKLIVAISQDCGNTFDFINAPYLKSEQQLETSPATLDEFIPTDQSQFRTELVNLSDYADLGSIRLAFIGENAYGNNIYIKNIRILANEEFSYGISLDSLVSPSPIFDGSNEENIVRLSNTGNLPFSTFVYSAIVNNAPGQTYIASGNTVQPGESFNISTPNNTSPGENTLRFEASSPNFDQNQETPNNLTRHVIEDASTISVPWRQNFNNSGSLTPWQTVNPESDAPAWTLSSVSMGEGPNNVVTLSSQSQGQTYWLGTPVFDLSVRSQASLFFDLAAGQVSPTTRLKVMASTNGGTDYTEVWNATGSSLSTVATGEANPNSPGDYVRRYVNLSDFAGTGNEQGRVAFVVENGSTTDTPIYLDNIELFLSANEEPVIPTEGMAVIYPNPAREVFNIAFNLPDFEDVSIQVISSTGALVQEIEYPGTLNQTYSFSTQLFSKGVFIVKINSNSMRETRRLIIH, encoded by the coding sequence ATGAAAAGAAGGTTACGGTTTTTTGGCAAAGCCAATATGCTCCTTTGTGGAGCCTTTTTTGTTTTTACCATTGGCTTTGCACAGCAAACCAAAACCTTCGGTCTAGTAGGTAAACAAGCAGCACCCCATATCCACGGAGAAAAATGCGGACATGGGATATTAGAACAAAAGCTTGAAAAAGAGCTGGGGTTCTTTGGTTCCAAATCCTTCTTTGAAACATGGATCGATGGTAAAATAGAACATAGAGCCGCCCAGCCTCAGATTCTATCAAGAACTGCTGATGATCCTATTCTCATTCCCATTGTCATACATGTGATCCACAACGGAGAACCTGTTGGCACGGGATCCAATGTCCCACTCTCCCAGATAGAAGAGCAGGTGAGAATACTCAATGAGGATTTCCAGCGTATGAACGCAGATGCGGCAAATACACCTGCTGAATTTCTTCCTGTGGCAGGACAACTGAATATTGAATTCATATTGGCCAAACAGGATATGTCCGGATTGCCAACAAATGGGATTACACGGACCCTGGGCTCCCAAAATTCCTATGATCCCAATACTGATGCCACATTAATAGCCCAACAAATCCAGTGGGATCCCAACGAATACATGAATATCTATGTGACCCGGCTTGTCAGTCCTTTTATTGGATATTCATCTTTTCCTGTTTCTGACTTGCCTGGTCTCTCAGGAGCATCCAATTCCGCTCTTACTGACGGAGTGGTGATTGATTACCGGTATTTTGGAAGCGGAGGCACTGCATTGGCAGCGTCAAGGGGAAGAACGGCTACCCACGAGGTAGGCCATTTTTTCGGATTGAGACATATTTGGGGAGACGGTGGGTGTGGAGTGGATGATTTTGTAGCAGACACCCCACTTCAGGACAATTCCAATAATTCCTGCAGCAGTAATCTGGCGCGATTCAGCTGTGACTCCAACGACATGGTCCAAAATTATATGGATTATACGCCGGATGCATGTATGAACCTCTTTACCCAAGGCCAGGTAGAACGCATGGAAGTAGTCCTCGCCAATAGTCCAAGAAGAGTCACACTTATCAACAACAGAGCTACCCATGAACCTGTACTTGCTGATAATGACCTTGCAATAGCACAGGTACTCGAGCCGGGAAATTTCGAATGCGACGCTGTGATCAACCCAAGAATTGAGCTACTGAACGCTGGCGAAAACACACTTACTTCAGGCAGAGTGGAACTGAGACGCAACGGCACTTTGCTGGAATCCAAGAGAGTCACGTTCAATCTGGCAACGGGGGAAAGCTTTATAATGAACTTCAATCAATTCTCCCTATTGCCGACGACGAATACGGTGGAGTTTAGGATCACCCTGGCCAATGATGTCCCTGATAATGTAAGCACCAATAATACCCGGACGATCACCCCGGTTCTGGAACAGCCTATCAGCTTACCTTATAGCGAATCCCTTAACACCTTTCCTTCTCCCTGGTCCATCACCAACCCTGATGAGTCATCTACATGGGAAAAGAGAAGCCTTACAATCTCGGGCAATGCACAGGACCTGATCTATCTACGCAATTACGAATATGAGGCTCCTGGGCAGTTGGACTATTACATTTCTCCGATCATTAACCTGGCACAATACCCCAATGCCCAACTTGTCTTCGAAATGGCCTATGCCCAGTATAACCAGTCAGGGTTTTCGGACAAATTAATTGTGGCTATTTCACAGGACTGTGGAAACACGTTTGATTTCATCAATGCGCCTTACCTGAAGAGTGAGCAACAGCTGGAAACCAGTCCCGCTACATTGGATGAATTTATTCCTACTGACCAAAGCCAATTTAGGACAGAATTGGTCAACCTTTCGGACTATGCTGATCTAGGATCTATCCGTCTGGCATTTATAGGCGAAAATGCCTATGGAAATAACATCTACATCAAAAACATCCGGATCCTTGCAAACGAGGAGTTTAGCTATGGTATATCTTTGGATTCATTAGTCTCTCCATCCCCTATTTTTGATGGAAGCAATGAAGAGAATATTGTCCGGCTAAGCAACACAGGTAATCTTCCATTCTCGACATTTGTGTACTCTGCGATTGTGAACAATGCACCGGGACAGACATACATTGCCAGTGGGAACACCGTACAGCCCGGAGAAAGCTTTAACATTAGCACTCCCAACAATACCAGCCCAGGGGAAAACACACTCAGGTTTGAGGCTTCTTCTCCAAATTTCGACCAAAACCAAGAGACTCCAAACAATCTCACACGACATGTGATCGAGGATGCCTCCACTATCTCTGTACCTTGGCGGCAAAACTTCAACAACTCGGGCTCACTGACACCATGGCAGACTGTCAATCCGGAATCAGATGCTCCGGCATGGACACTTTCTTCTGTTTCTATGGGAGAAGGACCAAATAATGTAGTCACCCTCAGCAGCCAATCCCAGGGTCAGACCTATTGGCTGGGTACTCCGGTCTTCGATCTCTCTGTCCGAAGCCAAGCAAGTTTATTTTTTGATCTGGCAGCAGGGCAGGTCAGTCCTACCACCCGCTTGAAAGTGATGGCAAGCACAAATGGAGGTACTGACTACACAGAAGTATGGAACGCTACAGGCTCCTCGCTCTCCACTGTGGCGACAGGGGAGGCTAATCCTAACAGCCCGGGAGATTATGTGAGACGCTATGTAAACCTGAGTGATTTTGCAGGGACAGGAAATGAGCAAGGAAGAGTGGCATTTGTTGTAGAGAACGGCAGCACTACTGACACGCCTATTTATCTGGACAATATAGAATTGTTCCTCAGTGCCAATGAGGAGCCCGTGATTCCCACAGAGGGTATGGCAGTGATTTACCCAAATCCGGCCAGAGAGGTATTTAATATAGCCTTTAACCTACCTGATTTCGAGGATGTAAGCATTCAGGTGATCTCAAGCACAGGAGCCTTAGTACAGGAAATAGAATATCCCGGCACCTTGAACCAGACGTATAGCTTTAGCACCCAGTTGTTCTCCAAGGGGGTGTTTATTGTGAAAATCAACAGCAACAGCATGAGGGAAACCAGAAGACTTATTATACATTGA
- a CDS encoding PASTA domain-containing protein translates to MKKILINLLVIIGISVLLGFLFLKVYLPMYTNHGESVSVPDLSGYTYDEGVEILNRADLKYEVSLDSGFNTDLKTYAILKQIPQANAQVKTGKTIYITLNAKNPPMLKMPNLVNTHLKNVQEILANMGLERGDIVYVPDIASNVVLEQKYRGVKITEGFEVPKGARIDLVVGDGLGNQILEVPNLKGMEEVDAEFLILGSSLRVGSKYYVDTDSVGIGKILRQSPPANTKVKTGEIVDLWIAKDNF, encoded by the coding sequence TTGAAAAAGATATTAATTAACCTCCTAGTGATCATTGGAATATCAGTTTTACTGGGTTTCCTCTTCCTGAAAGTTTATTTACCCATGTACACCAATCATGGTGAATCTGTCTCAGTGCCTGACTTGTCTGGCTACACCTACGATGAGGGAGTGGAAATTTTAAACCGTGCAGATCTGAAATATGAGGTATCCTTGGACTCGGGCTTCAATACGGATCTAAAGACCTACGCTATATTAAAGCAAATCCCACAAGCCAATGCGCAGGTAAAAACCGGTAAGACCATTTACATTACCTTAAACGCCAAGAATCCGCCAATGTTAAAAATGCCAAACTTGGTCAATACGCATTTGAAGAACGTGCAGGAGATATTGGCAAACATGGGACTAGAGAGAGGGGATATCGTGTATGTGCCTGATATCGCTTCCAATGTGGTACTGGAGCAAAAGTACCGGGGAGTAAAAATCACTGAGGGATTTGAGGTTCCTAAAGGTGCCCGGATAGACCTGGTAGTGGGCGATGGTCTGGGAAACCAGATTCTAGAAGTTCCTAATCTAAAAGGAATGGAGGAAGTGGATGCGGAATTCCTTATTCTGGGGTCTAGTCTGAGAGTAGGAAGCAAGTACTACGTGGATACAGATTCTGTGGGTATCGGAAAAATACTGAGACAATCCCCTCCAGCGAATACAAAAGTGAAAACAGGTGAAATAGTTGATCTTTGGATCGCAAAGGATAATTTTTAA